GTACGCCGACCTCGTCGGCCTGTGCGAGCAGTGGGGTCGCGACCTGGGCCTCGAGGTCGAGGTGCGCCAGACCAACCACGAGGGCGTGCTGCTCGACTGGCTCAACCAGGCGGCCGACGACGAGACGCCCGTGGTGCTCAACGCCGCGGCGTGGACGCACTACTCGCTCGCCGTCTACGACGCCTGCGCCCAGCTGAGCGCCCCGCTGGTCGAGCTGCACATCAGCGACCCGAAGGCGCGGCCGGAGGTGTTCCGCCACACCTCCTACGTCAGCCCGCACGCCGACCACGAGGTCGTGGGGCAGGGCGTGGACGGCTACCGCCAGGCGCTGGAGCACCTCGCCGGCCTGCTGGCCGACCCGACCTGAGGGACCCTCAGGAGCGCGGCGGGTCGAGCACGGTGCGCGACACGTCCGGCGTGAAGCCG
This genomic interval from Nocardioides scoriae contains the following:
- a CDS encoding type II 3-dehydroquinate dehydratase encodes the protein MTTRTVLVLNGPNLGRLGKRQPEIYGSTTYADLVGLCEQWGRDLGLEVEVRQTNHEGVLLDWLNQAADDETPVVLNAAAWTHYSLAVYDACAQLSAPLVELHISDPKARPEVFRHTSYVSPHADHEVVGQGVDGYRQALEHLAGLLADPT